Genomic window (Cystobacter fuscus DSM 2262):
GATGCTGGAGACGGGCCGCTCGGTGGAGGCCATCGCGCTGGACCTGGGCTACAGCAGCGCTTCCGCCTTCATCGCGATGTTCCGGAGAATGACGGGCACCACGCCGGACAAGGTGCGCGGCCAGGGCCTCGCGGCTTCCTGACGCGTCGTCCGCGCCGCGGGGTCGCCTGGAGCGGGCCGGGTCAGCCCCTGGATGCGGCGGGATTCGAAGCCGCCGCCTGGCTCTGAACGGCTCAGTCGCCTTCTCCGGCGGACAGGGGCAGGGACCCGGATGAGTGAGAGAGGGCGCGGTAGGTATCCAGGAAGCCGTGACAGATATCACCCTGTCCCGAGAACAGGGCCTTGGTCGCTTTCGGAAGCAGGTACCAGGGAATCGTTGGGTAGTGGTGGTGGGTATAGTGGAAGCCGTTATTGTGGTGCAGGAAGTTGGTGATTGGGCTGAGGTTGGAACGGATCCCGGTGCGGGTCCGGTAGTGGTCGGTGATCTCCGACCAATAGAGATGGCTTTGACATGACCAGAAGAAGGGGATGAGCCAGTAAAGCACCAGCAGGTGGAGAACCCCGGTCGCGGCGCAGAGCAGCGAGACCACGGCCCAGAAGGCGACGATCTTGCGCCCCTCCTTCCAGGGCCGCGGGGTCAGCACGCGGCAGTAGTACGCCCCAGCGAAGCCGAGCACGGGACGGACGAACCAGATCCAAAACATGTTGATGCCGGGCCTGTCGAGGCCGAGCGCCCGGTAGTCCGCCACCAGATGGTCTTCCGGCATCCCGAGGCGGCGGTGGTGCACCAGGTGCTCGGTGCGCATTTGCGCGACGGTACAGAAGAACGGGAGGCCGTAGAGGAACTCCAGCCGGTCGTTCCAACTGCGCTTCCGGAAAAGGTTGTAGTGCGACGCCTCGTGGAGCAGCGCCTCGCTGAGGGCGAATTGGAAGGCCCCGATCAACCAGGCCGCCACCGGGTAGAGGTACCACCGATCCAACCAGAGGGAGACCGTGATGACAGCGGCGATCGCGGCCCAGTCCCGGCCAATGGCCAGGAAGCCACGGAGGTTGCTGCGCTGGACGAACTGCTGTGGTGTGCTGGACACGAACGGACCTCTGCGTGAAGACGGATAGGTGCTCCAGGACAGCGTCAGCGAGCCGCCTCCATCTGTTCCAGGCGGGGTGGCCGACTGGCGTCGACGAGTGCCGCCAGTTCCGCGGGCGTACAGGTGTAGCTGGGCTTGCCGGGTCTCCCGAACGCGACCGGCTCATTCCGGTCATAGAGGGTTCCCTTGGGGACCAGGTCTACCCATACCTGGACGCCATGGTCTTGCCGTAGCTGTTCCAGGAGTCCTGGCTGGATTTGATCCCCGTCCCGCTCCTTCTCCACGATGAAGCGCAGCCTTCGCGGTTCAGCGGCTGCCTTCCAGAACCGGCGGCTCGGGAGCTTGGACACGATCGCTTGCAGTTCCCAGAGGTCGAACGGCTTGTCCTGGACCCACAGGATGTCGTCCGCCCGGCCGCGGACCTGCAGCGTGGTGTTCTGGCCACACGCACAGGGTCGCGTCAGCAGCCTCACCCTGTCGCCGGTCACGTACCGGATCATGGGGGTGGCCTCGGGGGTCAGGGACGTGACGACCAGGTTTCCCGTCTCCCCCTGCGCCACCTCCTGCTCCAGGCGATCATCCAGAACCTCCATCCAGAAGTCGCCCCATGGGTGCAGCCCGTGCTGCGCGCAGTCCATGGCCTGAGGTCCCGTCTCGGTCATTCCATAGTTGTCATACACGGGGACTCCCCAGATTTCGTGGAGGAGCTGACGACGGTAGGGGGTCAGGGGCTCTCCGCCACAGCAGATGGCACGCAGGTGGGGGAAGTCGCGGCGAGTGTCGAGGCCCGCCATCTCCGCCGCTTCGGCGATCACCACTGCCTGCAGCGACAAGGTGGCCAGGACGCTCACCTGCAGCTTGCGCATCAACTGGACCACGCGCGGCAGGGGGGTGATCGGGGTCCCGGTGTCCGCGGCAATCACACACGCCTGCTTGCGATGGACCGCCGCCTGGACGAAGTGCGCGATGGAGGAGAGCGCATACGGAAACCTGATGAGCACCCGATCCTCTTCATGGAAGCCGACTCCCCATTCCGCCAGCTGCGTGTGGATCCGCGCCATGCTCTCGCCGCTGTACCAGACGGACACCGGATCTCCCGTCGTCGCGGAGGTCTCGTGGTACTGCAGGACTTTCTGGCGAGGAACGCATACCAGTCCCTCCGGCGATTGCTGGCGCAGGTCTTCCTTCCTCAAGAAGGGGAGCCGTTTGAAGTCTTTCCAGGACTGGAGCCGCGTGCTCGGCAGATGGTTCCTGTAGAAGGGCGAGTTGCGTGCATGCCGCAAGACCAGATTGATGGCTTCCAGTGGGTAGAGTGATGCCATGTTCCCGCTTCCTGTGTGGATGTTCATTCGAGGCGAAGCAACTCGCGGATGTTCTTGCCGAGGATCCTCTCGCGCTCCGGTTCGGAGATGGGAAGCAGGAGGATCTTCTTGAGCTCCACGGCTGGGTGGGACAGGGGGTACTCGGACCCGAAGAGCACCTTGTGGGCTCCGGCCTTCTTCACCGATTCGTGGATGTGCAGATAGGTGCCGAGCGAGGTCTCCAGGAAGAAGTTGTCCAGCTCGGAGGCGGCGGCCGTCGCCTCCTGGTCGGCCGGTCCATGTCCCATGTGCTCCAGGACGAAGTTCGTGTGAGGGAATCGCCTGGCCAGCCCGGCGAACCGGGCTGTATCCACCCCCGGGCGCGGCACGACATGCGAGTAGACAGGTACCCCGCGCTCGCCGCAGAGCAGCACCAGCTCGGCGACCGCTTCGCTGTCGAACGACAGCGCGTGAATCAGGGGCGCCAGCTTCAAGCCGCGAAACCCGCTCTTCAGATACTGCTCCAGCTTCTGCACTGCCCGCGGCTCGAGTGGATCCACGCAGGCGAGCCCATGGAGCTGGGAATGGGTCTGGAAGGACTGCTCCACATAGTCGTTGGGCGGAGGCTGGTTGAACGGCTCGGCCTTGCCAGTCAGGTAGTCGCTCATCCGTCTGATATCCAGCATGCCTCCTGGGCCGATGACGCCCTGCTGGATGTCGCTCTGTTCGAGCTGTTCTAGATACTCCTTTGTCTCTCCAAAGAGGGTGGGAGAGACGTGGGCATGTGCATCAATCACCATGGAAGTGCTCAAGAGAAGATGGAGGGCCGGGAGTGGCTGATCCCTTCTGTCATTCGGGTTGGATGCGCGCCGGAAGGGATGTGACGGGCACGAGCCACTCGCTCCAGCAGCCACGCCAACCCCTTGCCTACCCGTCTGCGGCCGTCCCATCACATCGACCTCCTGGCGACTCAGGTACAGGGATCGCGTGCCTCGCTCACACGGGCATGAATCCAGCATGTGTGCGCGCGGCCAGCGCTGTCATGAGGGCAGGCTGGCGTTTTGTAAATCAGGGGAGATCACACATGAGACAAAACGAGACGGGCGTTCCGCAGGCGGGAGTTGGCGTGCGAGGAGGGAGAGGGCTGCGCTCCTTCCGTTCCTTGAAGGACATGCTCCTGCGTGGGTTGGAGCGTGGGCACGGACACGAGCACGGACACGAGCACGGGGGCGCCTGGGAAAAGCAACCCTCGTTGGAGCTGTACCACGAGCTGACGGTCGCCTATGCCACCCACAAGATCCGCCGTGTGCTCGATGATGGTCACGAGCAGGTGGATGAGGTCCGGTTGCGTTCCTACAATGGGAAGCTGGTGGGACCCACCCTCGAGGTGCGTCCAGGGGACACGTTGAGAATCCTCTTGAGGAACCAACTCCCCTTCAAGGAAGAGCTGGTGGGCGATCATCCGCACGTCGGCCCGCATGGTGCCAACGTCACCAACCTCCACTTCCACGGGATGCACGTCTCTCCCGCGGGAAATTCAGACAACGTCCTGCTCGCGATCGGACCCAACCAGGAACTCGAGTACGAGGTCAAGATACCGGAAGATCACCCCGCCGGCACCCACTGGTACCACGCCCACAAGCATGGCGCGGTGAGCATCCAGCTCGGCAGCGGCATGGCGGGCCCGTTGATCGTCCGTGGCGACATCGACCAGGTCGAGGGCATCCGCCAAGCCAGGGAGCGCATCATCGTCCTCCAGCAGATTCCCTACAGGCTGGTCACGGATCCCTACGACAACACCCGGCAGGCGAACATGGTGGAGGAGTTCTCGCAGCTCTTCGAGAACACCTGGCAGCGCGAGCTGGTCCCCCAGGGGCGGCGTGTCACCCTCAATGGAGAGATCCTACCGACCTTCCGGCTGCGGCCCGGAGAAGTGGAGCGCTGGCGGTTCATCCACGCGGGCGTCCACTTCCCGTTCCGGCTCCGGCTGGTCCGCGAGGGCGGCAACCCGGCCACCGAGAGCATTCCCTACTACCTGATCGCCATGGATGGCATCACGACGGGTCGCCTCGACCAGGTGGATGTGACCGAGATGCATCCCGGCTACCGCGAGGACGTGCTGGTTCATGCGGTGGGCAGGGATGGCAAGCCTCTGGCGCGGGGAACCTACCTGCTCGTGGACGAGGTGGAGCAGAATCCCGGGGCCCGGGTCCTGGCCCGTGTCGTCGTGGAGGGCCCGCCGAAGATGATGAGGCTGCCCAGGCCGGAGGCGTTGGCCGCGTTGGCTCCGTTCGAACCCATCCGGGACGAGGAACTCACCAGCACGACGCCCCAGGAGGCTCGTTTCGAGGTCCAGATCGTCAAACCGCCTCCAGCTCCGGAGTTCAGGTTCCTGCTCAATGGCAAGGAGTTCAGCCCCCATGATCCCCCGCGCCAGCTCACGCTGGGTGCGGTGGAGGAGTGGGTCGTCTCCAGCGTGGGCGCCGCCGAGTTCTTCCCGGGCCACCCCTTCCACATCCATACCAATCCGTTCCAGCTCGAGGATGCACAGGGAAGAGTCATCTGGAAGGACACGATCTTCGTGCCCGTCGGCCAGCAGGTCCGGTTGCGCACCCGTTACCGGCGCTACGTTGGCCAGTTCATGCTGCACTGCCACATCGTGACGCACGAGGATGAGGGCATGATGCAGTTGCTGGAGATCGTCCCGCCCAGGCAGGACGCGGGGGGGGCGCCCGGTGGTGGTTCAGGCTCGCATCATTAGAGCCCTCTAGCGCCCTCTGAAGCGCTCCGCTTCGGCGAGCGCGTCGTGCTCGTACAACCAGTCCATCCGGTGTGCGAGCACGTCGGGCCGGAACCGCTGGGTGAGCCGGAGCCGGGTGTTGCGCTTGAGCACCTGGAGCGGTCGGTCCAGGTGGAACAGTTGCGCACTGCCCCGGGAGGTCATCTGGACCTGGTGGGTCCGGGGCTTGCGCAGCCGCTCGTATTCCTCCAGCGCCTCCTGGGGCCTTCCGGCACGCCGTGTCAGGCAACTCGCCAACACCACCGCGTCCTCGATGGCCTGGGCCCCCCCTTGCGCCTGGAAGGGGAGCATGGGGTGGGCGGCATCCCCCAGGAGCGTGACGCGCCCGCGGCTCCACCGGGGCAGCGGGTCGCGGTCATACAGGGCCCACTTGAACACCTGGTCCGTGGCGCGGATCAACTCCTGGAGGACCGGGTGCCAGCCCTGGAACTCCGAGAGGAGTTCTTCCCGGCTCCCCTCGACCGACCATGACTCCAGGTGCCACGTCCGGGTGGGAACGACCGCGACATAGTTGAGCTGGCGCCCTCCGGAAATGAAGTAGTGCACGAAGTGCCGTCCCGGGCCCCACCAGGACGTCATGTCGCGCTGGAGCCGGAGGCCTTGGATGCGCTCGGCCGGGAGCACGGCGCGGAAGGCCATATAACCCGAGAAGCGAGGTTGCTCCGGCCCGAAGGCGGCGGTGCGGATGCTCGAGTGGATGCCATCTGCTCCGATGAGCACGTCCCCCCACACGCGGGAGCCGTCCTCGAGTTCCACGCGCACGCCGTCCTCCTCCTCGACGAAGCCGGTACATCGGGCGCCCAGGTGGAGCGGCTCCGGCCCGAGCGCCTTCATGAGCACCGCGTGCAGGTCGGCCCGATGGACGTGGTAGTAGGGCGCCCCGTAATCCTGGAGGCAGCGCTTACCCAGAGGTGTGGAGAAGATGCTCCTGCCGGTACGCCAACTTTTCACCTGGAGCGACCCCGGGGCCACGGCGACGTCGCGCAGCTCCTCCCCGCACCCGAGCTGGACGAGGGTCCGCGTCGCATTCGGGCTCATCTGGATGCCGGCCCCGACGGGCTGGAGGTGGGGGGCCTGCTCGAACACTCGTGGCTCGAACCCGGCCCGTTGCAGTGCCAGAGCCGCCGCCAGTCCGCCAATGCCGCCGCCGGCGATGAGGATGCGTGGACGGCTCACCATGGGGCCCCCTCCGCGCTCGTGGGGCGCGTTTCCGGGGCTTCGGAGCGTTCGAGCTCGAAGGCCTCATGCAGGATGCGCAGGGCCTCGTCCGCCCGACTCTCTTCCACCAACCCGCTGATGCGCAGCTCGTTCACGGCCAGGTCCGCCATGGGGATGCCATGCCGGGCGAGGCTGCGGCACACGCGGGCGGCGACCCATGGATCCGAGCGGACGCCGATGCCCACCAGTGACACCTTGCTCAGACCCGTCGAGACCTGGATGGCGGATGCACCCAGGTAGTCCACGAGCCGTTCCAGCGAGGGTTTCGCACGGAGCAGCTCCCCCTCGGGGAGGGTGAAGGAGATGCTCGCCCGGGTTCCCTCCTGGCGGTGGCGCAGCAGGTCCACGCTCGTGTTCAGCTCGGCCAGCAATTCCAGCAGCTCCGCCATCCGCTCGGGGTGGTGCTCCAGCCCCGACAGCTCCACCCGAGCCTGATTGCGCTCACAGGCCAGCCCCGCCAGCACCCGGGCCTCGAATGCCTTCTCCCGGGAAACCAGCCACGTCCCTTCTTCCTCCGTGAACGAGCTGCGCACGTGAACCGGAACCTCGTATTTCATGGCGATCTCCACGCTGCGCACCTGCAGGACCTTGGCTCCCAGGGATGCCAGCTCGAGCATGTTCTCGTAAGAGATGGACTTCAGCTTGCGGCTGGAAGGACAGACGCGGGGGTCGGCCGTGTAGATGCCCTCCACGTCCGTGTAGATTTCACAGACGTCCGCGCCCAGCGCGGCCGCCAGGGCCACCGCCGTGGTGTCCGAGCCTCCACGCCCCAGGGTGGTGATGTTGTCGTTGGAGTCCACGCCCTGGAACCCGGCGATCACGGCGATCTGGCCGCACGCCAGGACCTCGCGGATGCGCTCCTGCTCCACCTGGAGGATGCGAGCCCGGGTGAATGCGCTGTTGGTGCGCAGCGGGAGTTGATGGCCCAGGAAGGAGCAGGCTTGCCCGCCCTCGGCTTGGATGGCCAGGGCGGTCAGCGCGGTGGAGACCTGCTCCCCCGTGGCGGCAATCACATCCAGCTCCCGGGCATCCGGGAGCGGGAGCACCTGGTGGGCCAGACCCAGCAGACGGTTCGTTTCCCCGCTCATGGCACTGACCACCACCACCACGTCGTTGCCCGCCTGCTGACTCGCGAGCGCCAGCCGCGCGACCTCGCGGATGCGCTCGATGTCCGCCACGGACGTGCCACCGAACTTCTTCACGAGCAGGGGACGCCGGCTCCCGGGGTTCTTCTCAGGTGCACTCATGGACTGTCTCTCAGGTCTCGATGATGTGCTCGTCGACCTTGATGCCCACGTGCCGTCCAGGCAGGGCCATCTGGCCGAGCAGCTTGTCCCCGGGCCGCAGCTCGGTGATGTTCAGGGGCCTGGCTTCGTCCGAGAAGATCCGGACGTGCCAGTCGTCCTGCATGATGACGTTGATGCGCTCGCCGCTCTGGAACTCGGCCTCGATGAGGCGCAAGGGACGCATCTCCGTCTTCATCCGGCCGACGCTGGAGCGGCGCGTGGTCCCGGTGCGGTCGACGATCATCACCGGTGAGCCCGCGCGCAGCTCGCTCATGTAGTCCGTGCGGTTGCCGAAGTTGTAGACGTAGCTGTGCACGGCCCCGGCGTTCACCCGGAAGGGCCGCAGCTCCATGTACGGCAGGAAGAAGACCTCGGGGCAGCACAGCAGCCCACCCTGGGAGGTGGAGCCCACCAGGATGCCTTCCGTCGGAGAGAAGAGCGTGGTGGTGTCGATGCAGCTGCGGTAGCCCATCCCGATGGGGACGGTGCGCACCAGGGTGGCCACTTCCAGCTTCACCGACGTGCGCTCCAGCCGGCCCAGACGCGAGACGAACTCGCTCAGCGCGCCGTGCGAGCGCGGCGAGAACATGACCCCGTCCGCCCCCACCTCCATCACCCCCAGCGTGACGATGGCGTCGTCCACGTCCGTGGGGGCGCTGATCTCCTTGATGAGCACGGTGTTCGTGGCCTGCAGCGAGGCGATCACCAGCTCCAGCGGGATGTTGGTGGGATCCCGGAAGCGGATCATCAGGTAGTCATGGTGGCTGCCCTCCCGGATGGACTGGTGCAGACTCTCTCCATCGTCCACGTACGCCCGGTAGCACGTCTTCAGTCCCAGCTCCGCCGCCCTGGCCAGCACCTGCACGTCCGGGCTGGTCACCACGAAGTCCTGGCCGCCCTGGGGCAGGGAGGCGAGTCGCTCCAGATCCTCGGCGCACTCGGCGTGGAAGACCTTGCGGATGCGCGCCGGGAGGACGGGCGCGAGCGCGGAGAGGTTGTCCGGGTAGAGGATGAGGCCGGTATACGACAGGTTGAGCACCCGCTCGAGCAGGCCTTCATTGTCTTGGGGGGTGGACAGTCCGGCCGAGTCGAACCAGACGATGAGGGAGCTGGTCTCTTCCGCGCGGTTGCGGTCGCCCTCGAGCCGCTCGAGTCGGATGCGCTCGCGCTTCTGCATGGTGACGACTTCGCTCATGTTGATGATGCTCTCTGGGCTGCTCATGATGATTCCTGTGTGTGAGGATGCCGCGCGGTCCGGACTGCTCGTCGCGCGGCTGCTCTTCAGAAAGAGAGGGGAGAGCGCGAACGTGACGCGCTCCTCACTTCACGGCCTCATCGAAACCCTGGGTCAGGAAGTGGGCGGCCCCCTGGCTGCTTGTACCGCCCGCGCGCCGGGCAAAGGGAACCGGTGCTTCCAGCTCCTCTCCGGAGTCCTCCCGCATGAGTTCCCACAACTGGTCGAGGAGGGTGGCGGGGGACTCGCGTTGAAAGACATTGCGTCCGACGCACAGCCCGGTGGCGCCGTGGCCCACCGCCTCCCGGGCGAGCGCGAGAAACTCCTCGTCCGAGCACTTCGATCCACCCGCGAAGAAGACGGAGGTGTGCTCCTGGATGCCATCCAGCAGCACCGGCAGCAGCGCGAGCCTGGCGGGCGCGGCGATCTTGAGTGCATCCGAGCCCAATTCGACGCAGGCGCGCATGAGGTGCCGCATCCGCAGCAGGCGCGGCTCTTCCCGGGCGGACTCGACCTTGTCGTAGACCATGGTCAACACCGGCAGCCCGTAGTCATGGGCCTCGTCCACCACCCGGCCCAGCATCACCAGGTTGGAGGCGTCGTTCGTCCCGTCGAAGTTGAGCTGCACGGAGACCGCGTCCGCGCCGAGGCGGATTGCTCTCTCCACCGAGGTCAGCATCTCCTTGCGGTTCGGCGATGCGGACAGCGAGGTCATTCCATTGAGGTGGACCATCACCCCCTGGCCTCGGAGCAGCCCCTGGCCGCCGAGTCGCTCCACCAGTCCCTTGTGGGCGAGGACCCCGGTGATGACCGGATGACGGATCCATCGTCCGATCTGCTCCATCCGCTCCAATCCCTGGATGGGGCCCATGGTGAGACCATGGTCGATGGGGACGATCACTCCCAGGTTGGACTGCTCGTGCAGGAAACGTGACCAGCGGATCTTCTTCGCAACGCCATCCATGGAGTGCTGCCTTTCAAATGGAGGCCGGAGCCGCACGGATCGGCAACGTTCCCCGGCTATCGGAGATGGAGGGCGTGAGGGCGGGATGTGAGCGGGCCGGGCTCCAGGCCGCCAGGGGCAGGCTCTTGCCGTCCCGTGCAGCAGCCGAACCGGCCTGGCCACCTGGCTGTTCAGCGCGTGCGAACCCTTTCAGGGTGCTCCGCGTTCAGCCCCGCCGCTTCGTCGCACTCTCTTCGGCTCGGCCTTGCAGGTGACGCCTCACTTCCACTCGCTGGTGCCGGAGTTCGCCTGCATGAGGCGTGGATGCAGGCGGCGGGTGTTGGCGTACGTGACAGCACCCAGCGGGATGCGCGCGATTCTGGATCACCTGGGATTGCCCACGCGGCCCGCCAGGCGGGCCCCAGCGCGAACCCCACCTGTCACTGTACTTCCACGGAGCCCTGCGCCCCGGTTTCATCCATCTTCTCGGCGAGCGCCTTCCCCTCGGGCGTCAGCGACAGACCTCCGAAGGTGACGGAGACCAGACGCTCGAGCTGCATCTCGTCGATCACGCCGAGGAGCTCGGTCCGGGGAATACGCAGCGCCTCCCCCAACTCGTTGACCTCGTCCTGGCTCAACAGGGCTCCACCCTTGGAAGACTCAATCGAGTACAAGGCGCGTAAGAAGGCTCGAGACGTGTCTGTCATGATTTGCATTCCTGAAGCGCTCTTACTTCAGAATGGGCTCTTGCGGGGGTCATGGCAGTAGAGAATGGAGTGTGCCTCTGGCCCTTCTCTCGGAGGGCGATGCCGCGTTTCCGGGCAGGCATGGATGGGGCGGGCCGCCCGCCCGCCCGCCCCCGTCAGCACCCGTCAGCTCCGCGGCTCTCCTCCGCCGGCGCGCACCAACCCTCCACGGCACGGGGCTCTCTCTTCTTCCGCGTATTCCACTTAGGCGTCAGACGAGCGCTGATGTATCCTCCGGTAGGCAAGGACACGACGAGCCGCCCCCAGGAAGTGGGCTCGGCGGCGTCCGAGCCCCCCTTGTGCTTCGGTTGGAGAAACACCATGCGCGCCGTGCTGGGTTGGATTGCGATCGTGCAGCTCTTGTGGGCCGGAAGTGCCAGGGCGGACGAGCTGGCCACGCTCGCGTTGTCCCAGGCGAAGGCCTTCTACCAGGCGCTCGACTACGAACGGTGCCTCAAGCGGCTGAAGCGTGCCGGTACGCTGAAGCTGTCGGAGCCGGAGCGGGCCGAGGTGGCGCTCTACCAGGGATTGTGCGGCGCCGGCCTGGGCCAGTCCAAGGCGGCCCGGAAGTCCTTCCAGCGTGCGTTGGAGCTGGATCCGGAGCTCCAACTCCCCCTGGGAACGAGCCCCCGCCTCGTCGAGCTCTTCGAGGAGGTGGGTGGAAAGCGCCGGAGCCGCCCGCCGGACGCACCGGCCGTGGCCGCCGCCCCCGCTCCGGATGTGCCGTCGGCACCGTCGGCGGAGCCTCCCACGGTCACGCCCGAGCTGAAGCCCTCGGCCCCCCCTGCCGTCACCGAGCGTCCGGCCTTCCTTCCTCAAGCCCAGCCGCCGAAGAGCGGGGTGGTCCGCGCCGTGCCCTACGTGCTGGGCGGCGCCTCGCTCGCGGTGCTCGCCACGGGCGTCGTCTTTGGCGTTCAGGCCCGCTCCTCCGAGGCTCAGGCGCGCGGTGCGCACTTCGACTCGGACATGGCTTCCTTCAACCGGCAGGCCGCCTCGCGCGCCCGCACGGCCAACATCCTCTACATCGGTTCAGGAGTCGTCGCCGCGGCCACCGTGGTGAGCGCGCTCCTCCAGTAGTTCGTCGCCCCCAAGGATCCCCCATGAATCGCGACACGAGAGTCGCTCTTTCGTTTCTTCTGCTCGGCCTGCTCTTCGCGCCCGGCTGCCTGGTGCAGAGCATCGATGAGGAGGGCCGCGCCTGCGATGTGGAGCACCCGTGCAGCGCGGGACGCTCCTGCGTCGGTGGCGTCTGCCTGGCCCACGTCACGCCCGCCGCGGATGGCGGTCCCTCGGAGCAGGGGGATGGTGGTGTCGCGGACGGCGGTGCGAGCTGCCTGGACGCGTGCGTGGACTGGCTCTGTGGCACCTCCAACGCTTGTGGCGCCGTCTGCCAGCCCGAGAACGGGTGCGTCGAGGGAAGCCTGTTGGACGGCTTCGACCCGGGGAGCACGGGCTGGGTCATCTTCAAGGATGCGCCGACCACCTTCCAGATGACGGACGTCTCCAGCCCGGCCCTGAGCGGGCAGGCGCTGCGGCTGGACTACGACATCAACCCGGCGGGCGGCTTCGGTGGAATCGAGCGGCTCTTGGGCGAGGGTCAGGACTGGCGGCAGGCCACCGGCCTTGGCATCTGGGTGTATGGCGCCTCCACCGGTCATCCCTTCCGGTTGGAGTTCTATGACACCCATTGGGTGCGCTTCGAGTTCATCGTCCCGGTGGACTGGACGGGCTGGAAGCACGTGTATGCCCCGTTCAGCGCCTTCACCCGCTCGGCCTTCCAGCCCGTTCCGGATGCGGGCAGCGGCCCACCGGCGCTCGACGCGGTCAAGGGCCTGAGCATCTCCCCCGGGTACTCGTCTGGCGCCCACGGGTCCGTGGTGGTGGATGAGCTCGCGCTGCTGCGGCGGCCCGAGGCGGGCG
Coding sequences:
- a CDS encoding phenylacetate--CoA ligase family protein encodes the protein MASLYPLEAINLVLRHARNSPFYRNHLPSTRLQSWKDFKRLPFLRKEDLRQQSPEGLVCVPRQKVLQYHETSATTGDPVSVWYSGESMARIHTQLAEWGVGFHEEDRVLIRFPYALSSIAHFVQAAVHRKQACVIAADTGTPITPLPRVVQLMRKLQVSVLATLSLQAVVIAEAAEMAGLDTRRDFPHLRAICCGGEPLTPYRRQLLHEIWGVPVYDNYGMTETGPQAMDCAQHGLHPWGDFWMEVLDDRLEQEVAQGETGNLVVTSLTPEATPMIRYVTGDRVRLLTRPCACGQNTTLQVRGRADDILWVQDKPFDLWELQAIVSKLPSRRFWKAAAEPRRLRFIVEKERDGDQIQPGLLEQLRQDHGVQVWVDLVPKGTLYDRNEPVAFGRPGKPSYTCTPAELAALVDASRPPRLEQMEAAR
- a CDS encoding class I fructose-bisphosphate aldolase, translating into MDGVAKKIRWSRFLHEQSNLGVIVPIDHGLTMGPIQGLERMEQIGRWIRHPVITGVLAHKGLVERLGGQGLLRGQGVMVHLNGMTSLSASPNRKEMLTSVERAIRLGADAVSVQLNFDGTNDASNLVMLGRVVDEAHDYGLPVLTMVYDKVESAREEPRLLRMRHLMRACVELGSDALKIAAPARLALLPVLLDGIQEHTSVFFAGGSKCSDEEFLALAREAVGHGATGLCVGRNVFQRESPATLLDQLWELMREDSGEELEAPVPFARRAGGTSSQGAAHFLTQGFDEAVK
- a CDS encoding aspartate kinase, with translation MSAPEKNPGSRRPLLVKKFGGTSVADIERIREVARLALASQQAGNDVVVVVSAMSGETNRLLGLAHQVLPLPDARELDVIAATGEQVSTALTALAIQAEGGQACSFLGHQLPLRTNSAFTRARILQVEQERIREVLACGQIAVIAGFQGVDSNDNITTLGRGGSDTTAVALAAALGADVCEIYTDVEGIYTADPRVCPSSRKLKSISYENMLELASLGAKVLQVRSVEIAMKYEVPVHVRSSFTEEEGTWLVSREKAFEARVLAGLACERNQARVELSGLEHHPERMAELLELLAELNTSVDLLRHRQEGTRASISFTLPEGELLRAKPSLERLVDYLGASAIQVSTGLSKVSLVGIGVRSDPWVAARVCRSLARHGIPMADLAVNELRISGLVEESRADEALRILHEAFELERSEAPETRPTSAEGAPW
- a CDS encoding 3-dehydroquinate synthase II, which translates into the protein MSSPESIINMSEVVTMQKRERIRLERLEGDRNRAEETSSLIVWFDSAGLSTPQDNEGLLERVLNLSYTGLILYPDNLSALAPVLPARIRKVFHAECAEDLERLASLPQGGQDFVVTSPDVQVLARAAELGLKTCYRAYVDDGESLHQSIREGSHHDYLMIRFRDPTNIPLELVIASLQATNTVLIKEISAPTDVDDAIVTLGVMEVGADGVMFSPRSHGALSEFVSRLGRLERTSVKLEVATLVRTVPIGMGYRSCIDTTTLFSPTEGILVGSTSQGGLLCCPEVFFLPYMELRPFRVNAGAVHSYVYNFGNRTDYMSELRAGSPVMIVDRTGTTRRSSVGRMKTEMRPLRLIEAEFQSGERINVIMQDDWHVRIFSDEARPLNITELRPGDKLLGQMALPGRHVGIKVDEHIIET
- a CDS encoding FAD-dependent monooxygenase; amino-acid sequence: MVSRPRILIAGGGIGGLAAALALQRAGFEPRVFEQAPHLQPVGAGIQMSPNATRTLVQLGCGEELRDVAVAPGSLQVKSWRTGRSIFSTPLGKRCLQDYGAPYYHVHRADLHAVLMKALGPEPLHLGARCTGFVEEEDGVRVELEDGSRVWGDVLIGADGIHSSIRTAAFGPEQPRFSGYMAFRAVLPAERIQGLRLQRDMTSWWGPGRHFVHYFISGGRQLNYVAVVPTRTWHLESWSVEGSREELLSEFQGWHPVLQELIRATDQVFKWALYDRDPLPRWSRGRVTLLGDAAHPMLPFQAQGGAQAIEDAVVLASCLTRRAGRPQEALEEYERLRKPRTHQVQMTSRGSAQLFHLDRPLQVLKRNTRLRLTQRFRPDVLAHRMDWLYEHDALAEAERFRGR
- a CDS encoding amidohydrolase family protein, whose protein sequence is MVIDAHAHVSPTLFGETKEYLEQLEQSDIQQGVIGPGGMLDIRRMSDYLTGKAEPFNQPPPNDYVEQSFQTHSQLHGLACVDPLEPRAVQKLEQYLKSGFRGLKLAPLIHALSFDSEAVAELVLLCGERGVPVYSHVVPRPGVDTARFAGLARRFPHTNFVLEHMGHGPADQEATAAASELDNFFLETSLGTYLHIHESVKKAGAHKVLFGSEYPLSHPAVELKKILLLPISEPERERILGKNIRELLRLE
- a CDS encoding fatty acid desaturase family protein; its protein translation is MSSTPQQFVQRSNLRGFLAIGRDWAAIAAVITVSLWLDRWYLYPVAAWLIGAFQFALSEALLHEASHYNLFRKRSWNDRLEFLYGLPFFCTVAQMRTEHLVHHRRLGMPEDHLVADYRALGLDRPGINMFWIWFVRPVLGFAGAYYCRVLTPRPWKEGRKIVAFWAVVSLLCAATGVLHLLVLYWLIPFFWSCQSHLYWSEITDHYRTRTGIRSNLSPITNFLHHNNGFHYTHHHYPTIPWYLLPKATKALFSGQGDICHGFLDTYRALSHSSGSLPLSAGEGD
- a CDS encoding multicopper oxidase family protein; translated protein: MRQNETGVPQAGVGVRGGRGLRSFRSLKDMLLRGLERGHGHEHGHEHGGAWEKQPSLELYHELTVAYATHKIRRVLDDGHEQVDEVRLRSYNGKLVGPTLEVRPGDTLRILLRNQLPFKEELVGDHPHVGPHGANVTNLHFHGMHVSPAGNSDNVLLAIGPNQELEYEVKIPEDHPAGTHWYHAHKHGAVSIQLGSGMAGPLIVRGDIDQVEGIRQARERIIVLQQIPYRLVTDPYDNTRQANMVEEFSQLFENTWQRELVPQGRRVTLNGEILPTFRLRPGEVERWRFIHAGVHFPFRLRLVREGGNPATESIPYYLIAMDGITTGRLDQVDVTEMHPGYREDVLVHAVGRDGKPLARGTYLLVDEVEQNPGARVLARVVVEGPPKMMRLPRPEALAALAPFEPIRDEELTSTTPQEARFEVQIVKPPPAPEFRFLLNGKEFSPHDPPRQLTLGAVEEWVVSSVGAAEFFPGHPFHIHTNPFQLEDAQGRVIWKDTIFVPVGQQVRLRTRYRRYVGQFMLHCHIVTHEDEGMMQLLEIVPPRQDAGGAPGGGSGSHH